A region from the Zonotrichia leucophrys gambelii isolate GWCS_2022_RI chromosome Z, RI_Zleu_2.0, whole genome shotgun sequence genome encodes:
- the PRRC1 gene encoding protein PRRC1 — protein sequence MMEESGIETTPPGTPPPSAAGDAAAAAAPVTLAFSSPLATPSMPSSPAYSPPLPAGVSPAPPPMMTSASLPLVPSATVSTIAPPQSPVAPPAAPAAFSTPVSQFSAAPPPLSSAAGPGLAAPPTGPPISGFSISSTYDITRGHAGRAPQSPLMPSFSAPPVTGVLADPITQQATFSSSLSPGAGSAITFPEEHEDPRVSAAQSGAPAGGIWGFIKGVAENPMVKSVLDKTKHSVETMITTLDPGMVPYIRTGGELDIVVTSNKEVKVAAIRDAFQEVFGMAVVTGEAAQSNIAPQPVGYAAGLKGAQERIDSLRRTGVIHEKQPAVSVENFIEELLPDKWFDIGCLIIEDPIHGIHLEAFTQATPVPLQYVQQAKSLTPQDYSLRWSGLLVTVGEVLEKSVLNASRTDWHAVFTGMSRRQMIYSAAKALAGMYKQQLPPRTV from the exons CTTTTTCCAGCCCCCTTGCCACACCAAGCATGCCATCTTCTCCTGCCTACTCACCCCCCTTGCCAGCTGGagtgtccccagctcctccGCCCATGATGACCTCGGCCTCTCTTCCACTTGTGCCTTCTGCCACCGTTTCTACAATTGCACCGCCCCAGAGCCCTGTCGCaccccctgctgcccctgcagccttcAGCACCCCCGTGTCCcagttctctgctgctcctcctcctctgagctctgctgctggccctggcctTGCTGCACCTCCCACTGGTCCCCCCATTTCAGggttttccatttcttccacCTATGATATCACCAGAGGTCACGCTGGCCGAGCACCTCAGAGCCCACTGATGCCTTCATTCTCTGCACCTCCAGTCACAG GTGTTTTGGCAGACCCCATTACTCAACAGGCAACTTTCTCTTCATCTTTGTCTCCTGGGGCTGGTTCTGCAATCACTTTTCCCGAGGAGCATGAAGATCCCAGGGTGTCTGCTGCCCAGAGTGGAGCACCTGCTGGAGGAATCTGGGGGTTTATAAAG GGTGTAGCTGAGAATCCCATGGTGAAGTCTGTTCTTGATAAAACCAAGCATTCAGTGGAGACCATGATCACAACGCTGGATCCTGGCATGGTTCCATATATCA gAACTGGGGGAGAGCTGGACATAGTGGTCACTTCCAATAAAGAGGTGAAAGTTGCAGCAATTCGGGATGCTTTTCAAGAAGTCTTTGGGATGGCTGTTGTGACTGGAGAGGCTGCACAGTCCAACATTGCACCACAGCCTGTGGGCTACGCTGCAGGCTTAAAG GGAGCCCAGGAGAGGATAGACAGCCTGCGCCGGACAGGAGTCATCCACGAGAAGCAGCCTGCTGTGTCAGTGGAAAACTTCATCGAGGAGCTGCTTCCTGACAA GTGGTTTGACATTGGATGTCTGATTATTGAGGATCCAATTCATGGAATTCACCTGGAAGCATTCACCCAAGCAACACCAGTGCCTTTGCAATATGTTCAGCAG GCCAAGAGCCTGACCCCTCAGGACTACAGCCTGAGGTGGTCGGGGCTGCTGGTGACGGTGGGCGAGGTGCTGGAGAAGAGCGTGCTGAACGCGAGCCGCACGGACTGGCACGCTGTGTTCACGGGCATGTCCCGCCGCCAGATGATCTACAGCGCGGCCAAGGCCCTGGCAGGCATGTACAAGCAGCAGCTGCCGCCCAGGACCGTGTGA